gtgttatgcacctgagtagaggtagggagtaccctcttctatacaacactccatccgtcatggtgtacctagcagcttgcctcataatcttccttgcttcattacgatcatctgagagggttccttgctcaaggtaagcactgatgggagtcatccaggtgtcagctatcgtgatcggcatggcttcttgttcatcaatgcttggctccgccaagtattccacaggtactatattcagagttttgGCATCTCttgcactagctagctttgctagagcatccgcgttagagttctgctctcgtggtactaacttgatggtgtactcctcgaattgtgctagcagatccttggtcttatttaagtatgccaccatgcgtaggccccttgcctaaTATTCCccaaagacttggtagaccacaaATTGGGAATCGTTGTTTACTTCCACCAACCGGGCATGCACATCTCTAGCCaggcgcaagcctgctaggagggcttcatactccgcctcattattagatgCATTAAATCTGAACCTTAATGCACAATGAATTTGGTGTTTCTCTGGCGTCACcaatataatcccagctcctgaatgatgctcattcgacgacccatcaacaaaaagttgccaagtaggaagttcTTCTTTTTGCTCAGTGACACGCTCTTGCTGGTCAGGAACATCAGTGATCTTGGTACATTCatcaatgaaatctgccaaagcctgacccttaatagcagatctcggttggtacttgatttcaaattggcccaactcaactgccagtttaagtagccgaccagacgactccggcttccgtaagacttggcgtagaggcttGTCAGTAATGAatttaatggggtgtgcctggaagtacggccgcaattttcgtgatgcaagtaccaagcaataagccaacttctcgataatgggataccgggactctgctcctatcaaccgtttgctgacatagtataccgggtgctgcactatatcctcttctcgtactagggcAGCACTAACAacgtgctccgtgactgctaggtacataaagaggtcttctccatcaacgggcttCGAAAGAACaagaggttgggccaaatgttcctttattgcttggaaagcttgctcacattctaccgtccactcaaacttcttgctccctctaagcaggttaaaaaacgggacacacttgtccgttgatttggagacgaacctgcttagagctgcaatccgcccagtcaagctttgcacatcctttattctggccggagacttcatttctatgagagcctttatcttttctgggtttgcttctattcctcgggagttcacaataaacccaagaaattttccaaaacccactccaaatgagcacttgaaggggtttaacttcatgctgtactttctcagtattacaaagcactcctctaagtctcgcacgtgcccttcagcttcctttgatttcaccagcatatcgtctacgtacacctccatgctcttgccgattaagtcacggaacataccattcaccaaacgctggtaggtagctcccacattcttcagtccgaagggcatgaccctatagcagTATAGTCCTATATTTGTtcagaagctggtatgctcttcatctggaggatgcatgctgatttggttgtaccccgaatatgcatccatgaaggacaatgtttcatgactagaggttgcatctaccaactggtctattctcggtaaaggaaagcaatcttttgggcatgctttgttcaggtcagtaaaatctacacaactcctccattttccattgggtttgggcaccaacactgggtttgaaacccaggcagggtaatatgcttcccttataaacccattctcctttagccactctacctcctccttaagagcctttgctcgatctttgtcgagcaatctcctcttctaCTGCaccgctggatagctttcatccacattgagcacgtggctgatcacagttggtgagatacccaccatatccttgttagaccaggtgaagacatcttgattccttcgcaagaattctatcaactgtgctctcacctctgctttcaacttttttccatTCTCGACCCCTTTGGTcaggtcattctcatctatcaggacctcctctaactcctcagacggtcccacatcactttcataatccccaaagcgaggatcaaagtcccttccctcgctttgggcaacgccctatttggtgacttcatcacggGATGGGGTTttctgctcttttaaaccaagagtgctctcttggccaaactcctctaacatctcttcctgATCGGTTACCACTGCAAAACttaggtcgacatccatctcgtccaCCTCCTATCTCTCAgaacatacaatcatgttgttctccttggtccccttccttgctttagctaccgaggcattatagcactccctagcctccctctgttCTCCTTGGACGCAGCCTATGCCCGCATTGATCGGGAATTTCttggaaaggtgccagattgaaaccgccgcatgtaagtttgtgagcaatggtcgaccaataaccacattgtaggcggacgggaagtcaacaatcaaaaactcggtcATTACTGTCTCATGTTTGGGAGCCTCCCCCATCGTAACTGGCAACTTGATagttccagctggtgacaatccttctccagtgaacccataaatgacttgagagcacggcttcaagtcattgatagatagcttcatcctctcgaaggatgacttgtaaataatgttcacagaactccctgtgTCCACCAGACATttcttcaccttcatattggcTATTTGGattgtcacaacaagagggtcattgtgaggatacctcacgtgtctagcatcttcttcagtgaaagtgagggactcactttcatatcttgggttTATCGGTGGTCACTCCTCAACTGTCATAACTTCGGAGgttgatgctgcatccaactcatgatgaagggtgcgagcatacctctccctcgccttattgttatctccagcaagatgtggacctccacatatggtatctagtgtgaagtccacaggttcaggttgcaaaggtggggatcgttgcctcttgaacccaggattgttgctacttccctctccctgggtcttctctgctcgatacttcttcagcttccccgaccggaggagaaactctatgtcatctttgagatgattgcactcattcgtgtcgtgaccatagtctccatggaagcgatagaacttgttcatatctctcttactcatttccttcttgataGGTGGGGGTTTTCGGTaggggacctcttgatgactggccaaatagatctccgctcggctcgctgaaagagtggtgtagttggtgaatcgaggttcatacttcgttggcttgtcgtttTGTCCCGACTTAGCCAtcttctcattgtggcggtcagacccattattcccacgtttcttaccaccattttgatcatttccaccattcttgggtgGATTAGTCGATCCACTCAGGTTGTTaaggcccttctctcccttctcaatcgcatcatccaacttcatgtatttgtctgcccggtccaaaaattgttctaatgttgaaattgggttgcgatgaatgttgtcccataaaggactccgatagataatgccggaagaaattgccaccatcttcccctcatctctaactgcagtagctcggttaccttctctcatgaacctttgtatgtagttcttgagagactcatcttttccttgcttaatatctgtcaagtgattggcataaataagaggggtccgagcagcactaaactgcctgcaaaactcctttctaaaactttcccaagaattGAGGGAGTTatgcttaaacttccaataccactcctgggcagtgtcggacaatgtggtggggaagactctgcagcgatagtcatcactcaccccgagcagctccatttgatCTTCGAACTTCCAAAAATGCCTTATCGGGTCTGCcatttctgtataaactggcagtaccggtgctttgtatttcgctggtggttgagctgctctaattcaAGCACAGaaagggctgccactcctgtggtctaccggatcaatcgCAGATGGTCGTTTTGACAGACTCTGAACTGCTGCTGTccaagcatcaagctgggcttggatgcctggggccactgctagggactcattttcgggaccgcctggtcgagCGCTCCTATCCGAAAAACCATCAttgagtatttctactcgactggtaggtcggattggctcttgcccttcgaccggaacagtccttcttctatcagcaatgatgtcccttagatccttctgagtagtgTGCTTTCCCAATCGATCGAATACTGTACTCCaagtcttctcggaaggtttcctgggtggaacatgctccttgccactgtgCTTGTTGGGATGCAGTGGCGGCCTTCTTGTCTGAGctgggcgatcttttcctcctcgatggttatcattattcttctccttcgactggtcagtgtgatgactatcagcttcatcacgcccatgcccatctttgaagtgggaagtttctttacctcgaggagctctattgtgctcctcctcaggaggtgttttcttgctacctgacttatgacttcctgacctggaagtctctcatcggtggctccttgagggggttctggagttccccctttgagttgaggtaGTGTCCGACCAGACTCCATCTTCctcacgaccaggtgggttactaccacccctCCTAGGTCCGCGAGAGTGGGGTCTATCAGTATTCTTACGACCagcctctgtggtccttgctcctggggtggctgccactctAGGTGCATCTTGGGCATTGGCCCGGGTAAGCTGCATAGCTGCCTCCAGAGAAAGTGTAGCCTCGCGATGTCACCTATCgacctcctcctgctgtcgccgAATCTCCTCACTCCTGTCGTCCAtttcccgtctttgctgctcgaatgcggcattctgcctagccatttcttcagtgAATGACTCCTGTCTGGCATTGAACTatgccatctcctcttggaaggcaCTCATGGcttcttggagctcttcaacctTTGGGGTtacatcctcgagcacgactctaggctcagtttcacgatcttgaaggctaggaccttATGAtttggcaggctctttagaggagcctgtcttcttggaggctgaattggtgttcttaggcgccataatatcTCAAGGACCGTCTATCTTTcacttcaggctctcaatgaaagcaccaaaatgttgaccacgttcTTGGCCAACGACAtaagaacgtcaaaaacgataaaccttcaagagaaaataaaccacacggacgattttatagtggttcagccccaatgtgatgttaatagcctaatccactcagagttatgattatatatctacactcaagatcagatgaacctgagtcaactgagtttcttcagtgtagattacaagaatacaggaattctctcaaatacaagtactttctctctctagaaaattcagatcaaaagttcaaaattctCAAAGTCCCTttctgatgccataagccttgtatttattgGCTTAGGATcgcacagatgatatcccccataatcgagatattttattattcacattttatttaaattacaacaatattcaaaatgtaacagtacaccatattcgtgggataaatgagagattcccgcgtatgccaagaccaattcttgttgatgccgtttctgggaatcttgacgtagtcctgctctatctagttgatccatatcccCTTCAatctggtcggccacacctttactgggcagtcatgcacttgactgggcagtcatgcaattgactgggtagacatgcacttaactgtgcagacatgcacttaactatgcagacatgcacttaactgtgcagacatgcacttagctggtcggacatgcACTTAActagtcggacatggtcatgaccgatcggccaagttcatgcctggttagacaaagtcatgcctgggtaggcaaggtcatgccttggcagacaaggtcattcctgggtaggcaaggtcattcctgggcagacaaggtcattcctgggcagacaaacacgtgacttgtcggacaaggtcatgcctggtcggtcatgacacttctcaagccagtcaaaattcttcaatggcgtactgggctactcctaagccaggtcacccaaacATTCCTTgacacttgtcatttctattgccacatcatcattttcaaattttggggataacaatactACTGAACTATTTAAAtctgttccctacaatcttaatcttcTCATACTAATTCAAGTTTGTAGTTACCGTAACGAATGTGAGAATTTGGATtatgtatgtaatgattaaatggATGGACACTTTTTATCTTTAAAATGTACTGTCTAAATCAATATCTATAATtgcaagagttcagtctcatatttttagtggaataatctTGAGATTGATAAATTAAGGTCATTATATTACAGAGAtttaatatataatctatatttATCGgaacttgaaattataggtccataggttctCAATGTGGCTTGATCAATACTGTTCATGGTACGATTTGAAACAGAGATTAATTAGTGAAAGGGCATATTTCGATGAAATTTGTTCATTAGGGAAAATATGTAATAgagattaattaaatatctttgattttcaaaattattattaaaaagtaatattaaataaataataaaaataattattttcctgAGCCACTGAACTTTCTTCTCAAACGGAGGAGGAGCAGGGACCTGGAGATGTGTGGTTCAGGCGAGTTCAGAAATGAGCAAAGATCAGGCAGAACAAGATGAGTCTGTTTTACCAGGTGATGAGACTATGGCTGAAACTAATGTTAGAGAGAAGGCTAATCAACCATGGCGTACCCCAAAACGTGTTACTGCTCACTCATGCTAATAATGCTGGTCATAAGAACAAGAATTTGAACAAGTTTGAGGTTCTTCAAGAACCAGTGGTGAACAACAAGGAAGGCAGTTCCAATCAAAACTCCTCCAATGGATAGCTGCAATATCTTAAGTTGGAATATTAGAGGGCTAAATAAAGTCAATAAACATATCCCAGTTAGTGCTTTATGTAGTAGATATAAAGTGGTAATTTGTGGTCTTTTAGAGACTAAACTGAAGGGTTGTAAAATAAGTAAGTTCATGGAAAGTCACTTTCTGAACTGGCATTATCACACTAGTTCCATCATTGAAGGTCGTATCTTAGTTATGTGGAGAAGGTTACATGTAAAAACCATCATCTTAGAGGAATCCTCTCAAGCAGTTCACTGTCTGGTGAAGGTGATGGGAGTGCAGCAGGAGTTTGGGGTCACCTTTGTTTATGGTCTTAATTCTATTGAGGGTAGGAGGTGCCTTTGGGAAGGGTTACAAAGACCTAATCACCTGCTTAAAGCTTGGCTATATTTAGGGGATTTTAATGCCCCTTTTTCAGGCAAGGACAGATCTGGAGGCAAGGCTGTTTCAGACTCAGAGTTAGCTGATTCCATAAACTGGCTGGCAGGTGCTCATGTTGAACCTTTACGGAATATTGGCTCCTATTTTACATGGTCTAATAACCAAGATGGTGCTGCAAGGATCTATTCGAAAATAGACCATGCTTTGAGCAATGAAAAGTGGCTTGATTTGTTTTCTCAGTCTACAACCATATTTAGGTGGGAAGGCATTTCTGATCATTGCTCTTGTCTGGTTAGCATTTAGAACACTGAGAAGTTGGGCTCCAAAATTTTTCGATTTTACAATTACTATGCAGATCACCATGACTTCTATGATTTGGTGTTAAAAAGTTGGAGAGGCCCGATTAAAGCTACTGGTATAAATGCAATTTTTCTCAAGCTGCTGAGGCTTAAACATTGTTTGAAAACTTTTAATATGAACGGATTAGGCGATTTAAAAGCTAACTACAATAAGGCAAAAGACTCTTATCAAGTAGCTAAGCTGCAAGCTCAAGCTCATCCCCATGATTCATATTATCAAGAGGCTGAGAGGACAGCAGCAGGGAATTTTTCTGTTCAGGAGAGATTATATCAGAACTTCTTAATTCAGAGAAGTAAAATCACTTGGTTAAGACAAGGAGATTTGAACACCTCTTTTTTTCATGCTTTTTTAAAGAAGCGTAAAGCTGAGAATGGGATAGTCTCTTACATGACGGCAGAAGGGTAGTTAGTTGATAATTATACTGAAGTGGTCTCTCATTTTTTGGGTCATTTCAGAGCTTGTTTAGGCAGTCCAAGCTTAGCTACAGGCAGGGTAAATATCAAGCATATTGAGTTAGGTCCGAAACTTTCAGTTGAGCAGCAAGTAATTCTTTTGAGACCTTTCTCTAAGAAGGAAATTCGGGAGGCTTTACTTAGTATTCCAGTTACTAAATCCCCAGGTCCTGATGGCTATGGTTCTGGTTTTTTTAAAGCTGTCTGGAGTGACATAGGTGAAGAGGTGTGTATGGCTATCTCTGACTGTTTTGAGTCTGATAGCTTCCCATCTAAGCTTCATGAAACAACCCTTTCATTGATTCCTAAGGTTGATAATCCCTCCCGGGCAGTCGACTATAGGCCTATAGCTTGCTGCTCTACATTGTATAAATGCATGGCTAAGTTGCTTTGTAAAAGGTTGGCTGTTGTTCTGCCTGTTATTGTTCAGACTAATCAGGGAGCCTTCATACAAGGTCACACTATTGCCCACAATATTATGATTAGTCAAGACCTTATTAAAAATTACGGCAGAGTTTCCACTTCTTCGTGATGCACCATAAAGATAGATCTGAGTAAGGCCTATGATACTGTAGATTATTTGTTTCTTGAGGACTTGT
The Humulus lupulus chromosome 6, drHumLupu1.1, whole genome shotgun sequence DNA segment above includes these coding regions:
- the LOC133785103 gene encoding uncharacterized protein LOC133785103 — its product is MSKDQAEQDESVLPGDETMAETNVREKANQPWQTKLKGCKISKFMESHFLNWHYHTSSIIEGRILVMWRRLHVKTIILEESSQAVHCLVKVMGVQQEFGVTFVYGLNSIEGKDRSGGKAVSDSELADSINWLAGAHVEPLRNIGSYFTWSNNQDGAARIYSKIDHALSNEKWLDLFSQSTTIFRWEDHHDFYDLVLKSWRGPIKATGINAIFLKLLRLKHCLKTFNMNGLGDLKANYNKAKDSYQVAKLQAQAHPHDSYYQEAERTAAGNFSVQERLYQNFLIQRSKITWLRQGDLNTSFFHAFLKKRKAENGIVSYMTAEGACLGSPSLATGRVNIKHIELGPKLSVEQQVILLRPFSKKEIREALLSIPVTKSPGPDGYGSGFFKAVWSDIGEEVCMAISDCFESDSFPSKLHETTLSLIPKVDNPSRAVDYRPIACCSTLYKCMAKLLCKRLAVVLPVIVQTNQGAFIQGHTIAHNIMISQDLIKNYGRVSTSS